A genomic segment from Salmo trutta unplaced genomic scaffold, fSalTru1.1, whole genome shotgun sequence encodes:
- the LOC115187601 gene encoding speriolin-like protein isoform X2: MDTEGGGASLRLENEKLRHENDDLKIRLGLMKENFDLKSKLQTSALTSDTLRESTGRNTTIQWQDIVDEDRFKHELHQSSKHSHRTSSPVNLESYTKSCMYTDPREHEETASCSYIMSHKVKDPERLVGEIAFQLDRRILSYVFQGQTRLYGFTVLNIRDKIIQVSTHPLTGKVDEGYRLQLSQRHAELMAKLKQLGYSMTLHPPFTEFIINTYGILKQRADSYSAQELGYNSSDFLRRVVINAAPCKLLKDLLLLFSCLSFMARQDGKPLFLW; this comes from the exons ATGGATACAGAGGGGGGCGGTGCGTCATTGCGCTTGGAGAATGAGAAACTGCGGCACGAGAATGACGACCTGAAAATAAGGCTTGGCTTGATGAAGGAAAACTTTGATCTGAAGTCCAAACTGCAAACCTCCGCTCTAACCAGCGATACTCTCAGGGAATCGACAG GCAGGAACACAACTATTCAGTGGCAAGACATCGTGGATGAGGACAGATTCAAACATGAGCTGCATCAATCGTCCAAACATTCTCACAGAACGTCTTCCCCGGTTAACCTGGAGTCCTACACCAAGAGCTGCATGTACACAGACCCACGAGAACATGAAGAGACTGCAAGCTGTTCTTACATCATGTCTCACAAGGTGAAAG ATCCAGAGCGGTTGGTGGGGGAGATAGCCTTCCAGCTGGATCGAAGGATCCTGTCCTATGTATTCCAAGGCCAGACCAGACTCTATGGGTTCACTGTGCTCAATATACGAGACAAGATCATTCAG GTGTCCACACACCCTCTGACGGGGAAGGTGGACGAGGGCTACAGGCTCCAGCTGTCCCAGCGTCACGCTGAGCTGATGGCCAAGCTGAAGCAGCTAGGCTATAGTATGACTCTCCATCCCCCCTTCACAGAGTTCATCATCAACACCTACGGCATCCTGAAGCAGAGGGCTGACTCCTACAGCGCCCAGGAGCTGGGATACAACAG CTCGGACTTCCTCAGGAGAGTAGTTATCAACGCAGCCCCCTGCAAACTGCTGAAGGATCTCCTGCTGCTGTTCAGTTGCCTCTCTTTCATGGCAAGGCAGGACGGCAAGCCCCTCTTCCTCTGGTAG
- the LOC115187601 gene encoding speriolin-like isoform X1 — protein MVPLLRRCQTLKRLDRYFTYRLTKSYVIAICQSVSINQWLCATSKQPMASVRSAEGGCSQRGEHLHIIAYYFLPGFFLSQFVTLFAFRIDSDVNFLPTGRNTTIQWQDIVDEDRFKHELHQSSKHSHRTSSPVNLESYTKSCMYTDPREHEETASCSYIMSHKVKDPERLVGEIAFQLDRRILSYVFQGQTRLYGFTVLNIRDKIIQVSTHPLTGKVDEGYRLQLSQRHAELMAKLKQLGYSMTLHPPFTEFIINTYGILKQRADSYSAQELGYNSSDFLRRVVINAAPCKLLKDLLLLFSCLSFMARQDGKPLFLW, from the exons ATGGTTCCATTGTTAAGACGTTGCCAGACCTTAAAACGCCTGGATAGATATTTTACCTATCGACTAACCAaatcatatgttatagcaatctgtcaaTCTGTcagcatcaaccaatggttgtgtgcgACGTCTAAGCAACCCATGGCTTCAGTGAGGTCAGCAGAGGGAGGATGTAGTCAAAGGGGAGAGCATCTACATATAATTGCTTATTATTTTTTGCCTGGTTTCTTTTTGTCTCAATTTGTCACCCTTTTTGCATTTAGAATTGATTCTGATGTGAATTTCCTACCCACAGGCAGGAACACAACTATTCAGTGGCAAGACATCGTGGATGAGGACAGATTCAAACATGAGCTGCATCAATCGTCCAAACATTCTCACAGAACGTCTTCCCCGGTTAACCTGGAGTCCTACACCAAGAGCTGCATGTACACAGACCCACGAGAACATGAAGAGACTGCAAGCTGTTCTTACATCATGTCTCACAAGGTGAAAG ATCCAGAGCGGTTGGTGGGGGAGATAGCCTTCCAGCTGGATCGAAGGATCCTGTCCTATGTATTCCAAGGCCAGACCAGACTCTATGGGTTCACTGTGCTCAATATACGAGACAAGATCATTCAG GTGTCCACACACCCTCTGACGGGGAAGGTGGACGAGGGCTACAGGCTCCAGCTGTCCCAGCGTCACGCTGAGCTGATGGCCAAGCTGAAGCAGCTAGGCTATAGTATGACTCTCCATCCCCCCTTCACAGAGTTCATCATCAACACCTACGGCATCCTGAAGCAGAGGGCTGACTCCTACAGCGCCCAGGAGCTGGGATACAACAG CTCGGACTTCCTCAGGAGAGTAGTTATCAACGCAGCCCCCTGCAAACTGCTGAAGGATCTCCTGCTGCTGTTCAGTTGCCTCTCTTTCATGGCAAGGCAGGACGGCAAGCCCCTCTTCCTCTGGTAG
- the LOC115187723 gene encoding mitochondrial assembly of ribosomal large subunit protein 1-like yields the protein MCVLNCSRQFLSQILSHNVLRGYTGVVRGASLIVKARRSTEFLYRRYTCLASQQMHPHLSAFYNGIRRYYADLHNEENVSKLDSPGKFLAQQDEYEMQSDSSQRNPQEDFNMDVLVSLLRQENAADICVIKVPEDIKYTDYFIVVSGSSSRHLRAMALYAIKVYKYMKKDGDPHAKIEGKDADDWMCIDFGRMVVHFMLPETREVYELEKLWTLRSLDEQLSSVPVETLPEDFIYGAHVNVTK from the exons ATGTGTGTACTCAATTGTTCTCGGCAATTTCTCTCTCAGATACTTTCACATAATGTTCTTCGAGGGTATACCGGTGTCGTTAGAGGTGCGTCTTTAATTGTGAAAGCGCGACGCAGCACAGAGTTTTTATATCGACGTTACACATGTCTTGCCTCTCAACAAATGCATCCACATCTCTCTGCATTTTACAACGGTATTAGAAGATATTACGCCGATTTACATAATGAAGAGAATGTTTCAAAGCTGGACAGCCCTGGCAAGTTTCTGGCACAACAAGATGAATATGAGATGCAGAGTGACTCAAGCCAAA GAAACCCGCAGGAGGACTTTAACATGGACGTGTTGGTGTCCCTGCTCCGCCAGGAGAATGCAGCAGACATCTGTGTCATCAAGGTGCCTGAGGACATTAAGTACACCGACTACTTTATCGTTGTCAGCGGGTCCTCCTCAAGGCACCTCCGTGCCATGGCCCTCTACGCCATTAAAGTG TACAAATATATGAAGAAAGATGGGGACCCACATGCCAAGATTGAGGGAAAGGATGCAGATGACTGGATGTGCATTGACTTTG GAAGGATGGTGGTCCACTTCATGCTACCAGAGACCAGAGAGGTGTATGAACTGGAGAAGCTGTGGACACTACGTTCTCTTGATGAACAGTTGAGCTCCGTCCCCGTTGAGACGCTCCCAGAGGACTTCATATATGGAGCCCATGTCAATGTCACCAAGTGA
- the LOC115187642 gene encoding sphingomyelin phosphodiesterase 5-like codes for MSLRESPFPNCFVEGLHAVSWGLILPCFWFLDRLIAVCMSTSLERTQRQEQECYLHPLKVFFGFILFLTLFLITAPLAFLGFLLWAPLQAARRPFSYYQEPPSRPTPAEEGERNLGFEAGANKATFGFATANLCLLPDGIARFNNLGHTQRRATAIGRSIVQGVNRPHIRIFVDSPSSCGTLSPSSSLLPGPSTTSPASYGATDPACQPPPQAHSDEDQADGAVPTTTPPKPSDSNYVVYEPCDDTEESSHSPAPVINTNHNSNQQDRKGHRNPPRALRTQGVAQRGQAGPDDVPWEVSSLFPANVDILCLEEVFDKRAAVKLTNTLGPLFNHILYDVGVYACQPPGSCSSFKFFNSGLFLASRYPVLEAQYHCFPNGRGEDALAAKGLLSAKVLVGQNQKEKKLVGYFNCTHLHAPEGEGEIRCEQLNMLTKWIQEFQVTNSKPDEVVVFDVLSGDFNFDNCSPDDSLEQRHSLFEEYRDPCRAGPGQEKPWVIGTLLEQPTLYHEDVRTPENLQRTLEREDLRKQYISSPVALDGCPMVYPELGQPWVGRRIDYILYRESSISKHCRTEIEELTFVTQLAGLTDHIPVGLRLNVFLDSDTAQSE; via the exons ATGTCTCTGCGGGAGTCCCCATTCCCCAACTGCTTTGTGGAGGGCCTCCATGCAGTGAGCTGGGGTCTCATCCTGCCCTGCTTCTGGTTCCTGGACCGCCTCATTGCCGTCTGCATGTCCACCAGCCTGGAACGCACCCAGCGGCAGGAGCAGGAGTGTTACCTCCACCCTCTCAAGGTGTTCTTCGgcttcatcctcttcctcacccTCTTCCTGATCACGGCTCCCCTGGCCTTCCTGGGGTTCCTGCTTTGGGCTCCCCTCCAGGCTGCCCGAAGGCCCTTCTCCTACTACCAGGAGCCCCCGTCGAGACCAACACCAGccgaggagggggagaggaaccTGGGCTTTGAGGCAGGGGCCAACAAGGCCACTTTTGGTTTTGCTACTGCCAACCTGTGCCTATTGCCGGACGGCATCGCGCGCTTCAACAACCTGGGGCACACGCAGCGCCGTGCCACCGCCATCGGCCGGAGCATCGTGCAGGGCGTGAACCGGCCACACATCCGCATCTTCGTGGACTCTCCCAGTAGCTGTGGCACCCTCAGCCCCTCCAGTAGCCTGCTCCCCGGCCCCTCCACCACCAGCCCTGCCTCATACGGCGCTACAGACCCAGCATGCCAGCCACCACCCCAGGCCCATTCAGACGAGGACCAAGCTGACGGAGCGGTCCCAACAACGACGCCCCCCAAGCCCAGTGACTCAAACTATGTGGTGTACGAGCCCTGTGACGACACTGAGGAGTCTTCCCATTCTCCTGCCCCCGTCATCAACACCAACCACAACTCCAACCAGCAGGACCGGAAGGGCCACAGGAACCCTCCACGGGCCCTACGCACTCAGGGGGTCGCCCAGCGCGGTCAGGCTGGGCCAGACGACGTGCCCTGGGAGGTGTCCTCTCTCTTCCCGGCCAACGTGGACATCCTGTGTCTGGAGGAGGTGTTTGATAAGAGGGCAGCTGTGAAGCTGACCAACACCCTGGGGCCCCTGTtcaaccacatactgtatgatGTAGGGGTGTACGCCTGCCAGCCTCCCGGCAGCTGCTCCTCCTTTAAGTTCTTCAACAGCGGCCTGTTCCTGGCCAGCCGTTACCCAGTGCTGGAGGCCCAGTACCACTGCTTCCCTAACGGCCGGGGGGAGGACGCCCTGGCTGCTAAAGGCCTGCTCTCTGCCAAG GTGCTAGTTGGCCAGAATCAGAAAGAGAAGAAGCTGGTTGGATATTTTAACTGCACACACCTCCATGCACCTGAAG GTGAAGGGGAGATCCGCTGTGAGCAGCTCAACATGCTCACCAAGTGGATCCAGGAGTTCCAGGTGACCAATAGCAAGCCTGATGAGGTGGTTGTGTTTGATGTGCTTTCTGGGGATTTCAACTTCGACAACTGCTCACCTG ATGACAGTCTAGAACAGAGGCACAGTCTGTTTGAGGAGTACAGAGACCCCTGCAGGGCCGGGCCGGGCCAGGAGAAGCCCTGGGTCATTG GCACTTTGCTGGAACAGCCTACTCTGTATCATGAGGATGTAAGGACCCCAGAGAATCTTCAAAG gaccctggagagagaggattTGAGGAAGCAGTACATTTCCTCTCCTGTGGCCCTGGATGGCTGTCCCATGGTCTACCCTGAGTTGGGTCAGCCCTGGGTGGGGCGCCGCATCGACTACATCCTCTACAGAGAGAGCTCCATCTCCAAGCACTGCCGAACT GAAATCGAGGAGTTGACCTTTGTGACCCAGCTTGCTGGCCTCACCGACCACATTCCAGTGGGCCTGAGGCTCAATGTGTTCCTGGACTCAGACACTGCCCAGTCTGAATGA